In one Candidatus Eremiobacterota bacterium genomic region, the following are encoded:
- the prmC gene encoding peptide chain release factor N(5)-glutamine methyltransferase, with product MSSTIAEVLQKGKKFLGRSASSTPELDAEVLLSAAMALSRTELYVHFDRIVKVLEIEKYGAMLEKRMEGFPVSYLTGRREFMSLVFQLDATCLIPRAETELLVEKVMAWLEKQDIPSPRVLEFGTGSGCIACALARFLPPVTITATDISGGALAMAEKNAVSLGVAPRIRFTRGDLYDAIGSDEPFDVIVSNPPYVTHQEFTELPRSVREFEPVMALRADEGGLSISRRIIEGSALWLKSRGLMALEINPALGRDLVELLAGNGFHRCEVHDDLAGFPRVITAEKR from the coding sequence ATGAGCAGCACTATAGCAGAAGTCCTCCAGAAGGGGAAGAAGTTCCTGGGCCGTTCAGCGTCATCGACACCGGAGCTTGACGCTGAGGTGCTGCTCTCCGCTGCCATGGCCCTCTCGCGGACGGAGCTCTATGTACATTTTGACCGGATCGTCAAAGTGCTTGAAATTGAAAAGTACGGGGCGATGCTCGAGAAGAGGATGGAGGGGTTCCCTGTCTCTTACCTTACCGGCAGGAGGGAGTTCATGTCGCTTGTTTTCCAGCTCGACGCCACCTGCTTGATTCCGCGGGCCGAAACAGAGCTCCTCGTGGAAAAGGTAATGGCCTGGCTCGAAAAACAGGATATTCCCTCGCCCCGGGTTCTTGAGTTCGGCACGGGGAGCGGCTGCATAGCCTGCGCACTTGCCAGGTTTCTCCCCCCTGTCACCATTACCGCCACCGATATTTCCGGCGGGGCCCTTGCGATGGCGGAAAAAAATGCCGTGAGCCTGGGTGTCGCCCCCCGCATCCGTTTTACGAGAGGGGACCTCTATGATGCCATTGGCAGCGATGAGCCCTTTGATGTCATCGTATCAAATCCTCCCTATGTGACTCACCAAGAATTCACTGAGCTGCCGAGAAGCGTGAGGGAATTTGAGCCGGTGATGGCGTTGCGGGCTGATGAAGGTGGTCTCTCCATCTCGCGGCGAATTATTGAAGGTTCGGCTTTATGGCTCAAGTCCCGGGGATTGATGGCCCTTGAGATAAATCCGGCCCTGGGCCGGGATCTCGTGGAGCTCCTCGCTGGAAACGGATTTCACCGCTGCGAGGTTCATGATGATCTTGCAGGGTTCCCCAGGGTGATAACTGCGGAAAAGAGGTAG
- a CDS encoding acetyl-CoA carboxylase biotin carboxyl carrier protein subunit has translation MDNDKSFRKFVGAVLPGILKHTRGTAVQELKIEEENSHIAFKRTARGPAPSRAPKVRTAGHSAGKIIAITSGLVGFFHRAATPFETPLVEKGQEVTDGQVIGYVESMRLMHEIRSLASGIITDILVEENGSVEYGTALMQVRDNEGRSRE, from the coding sequence GTGGATAATGACAAGAGCTTCCGGAAATTTGTAGGCGCAGTCCTTCCCGGGATTCTGAAGCACACAAGGGGCACTGCGGTGCAGGAATTGAAAATTGAGGAAGAGAACAGCCATATAGCTTTCAAGCGCACAGCAAGGGGCCCTGCTCCCTCCCGGGCCCCGAAGGTCAGGACGGCGGGCCATTCCGCCGGCAAGATCATCGCCATCACTTCAGGCCTTGTGGGATTTTTTCACCGTGCCGCCACCCCCTTTGAAACTCCTCTTGTGGAAAAGGGGCAGGAGGTGACAGACGGGCAGGTGATAGGCTACGTTGAATCAATGAGGCTTATGCACGAGATACGATCACTCGCGTCGGGCATTATCACCGATATCCTGGTCGAGGAGAACGGCAGTGTCGAATACGGGACGGCCCTCATGCAGGTGAGGGACAATGAGGGAAGAAGCCGGGAATAA
- the accC gene encoding acetyl-CoA carboxylase biotin carboxylase subunit: MFKKILIANRGEIALRVIRACRELGIATVAIYSEVDKESLHVKMADEAYCVGPARVLNSYLNIPNIISAAIISKAEAIHPGYGLLAENVAFAEICDSHGIQFIGPSVASMVLMGDKSRARETMEGYGIPIVPGTKIIQNSKEAADFARKCDYPLIIKATSGGGGKGMRVVTNEEELLKCIMTAKAEARTSFDDDRIYLEKYLPRSKHIEFQIVADERGNVIHLGERDCSIQRRNQKLIEEAPSGAVSKKLRKEMGDAAVKGSKLSGYTGVGTIEFLLDLDSGRFYFMEMNTRIQVEHPVTEMVTGIDLVKEQIRIAAGEKLMLSQGDVALYGHSIECRINAEDPEKGFAPSTGVITKLHFPGGPGLRIDSHIYQGSEVSPYYDSLLAKVISFGHDRSEAIARMRRALDEFQIEGVKTTVPFHKRILESVDFRKGEIHTSFVEKSLSQILSGQEVKK, from the coding sequence GTGTTCAAAAAAATACTGATTGCAAACAGGGGCGAGATTGCCCTCCGGGTCATAAGGGCCTGCAGGGAGCTGGGCATTGCCACGGTGGCGATATATTCCGAAGTTGACAAGGAGTCGCTCCATGTGAAGATGGCCGACGAAGCTTATTGCGTGGGGCCTGCGAGGGTCCTGAACAGCTACCTCAATATTCCCAATATCATCAGTGCCGCCATTATCAGCAAGGCTGAGGCCATTCACCCCGGATACGGCCTCCTCGCGGAAAACGTGGCATTCGCTGAAATCTGTGACAGCCACGGCATACAATTCATCGGGCCCTCTGTGGCTTCAATGGTGCTCATGGGAGACAAGTCCAGGGCAAGGGAGACCATGGAGGGCTATGGCATCCCCATAGTGCCCGGCACCAAAATCATACAGAACAGCAAGGAAGCTGCCGACTTTGCCAGGAAGTGCGATTACCCCCTTATCATCAAGGCCACGTCAGGAGGGGGCGGCAAGGGAATGAGGGTCGTGACCAACGAAGAGGAGCTCCTCAAGTGCATCATGACGGCAAAAGCCGAGGCAAGGACATCCTTTGATGATGACAGGATTTACCTGGAGAAGTACCTTCCGCGGTCCAAGCACATTGAGTTCCAGATTGTGGCTGACGAGCGGGGGAACGTGATACATCTGGGAGAGCGCGACTGCTCCATCCAGAGGAGGAATCAGAAGCTCATTGAAGAAGCTCCCTCAGGGGCTGTGAGCAAGAAGCTCAGAAAGGAGATGGGAGACGCCGCCGTCAAGGGTTCGAAGCTCTCAGGCTATACAGGCGTGGGAACCATAGAGTTTCTCCTTGACCTTGATTCCGGGAGATTCTATTTCATGGAGATGAACACCAGGATCCAGGTGGAGCACCCTGTGACCGAAATGGTGACAGGAATTGACCTGGTGAAGGAGCAGATCAGAATTGCCGCAGGTGAAAAGCTGATGCTCTCGCAGGGCGATGTCGCACTTTACGGCCACAGCATTGAATGCCGGATAAATGCCGAAGACCCCGAGAAGGGATTTGCCCCTTCAACAGGGGTGATTACAAAACTCCACTTTCCCGGCGGCCCCGGCCTTCGGATTGACAGCCATATATACCAGGGCTCAGAGGTCTCTCCCTATTATGACTCCCTCCTTGCAAAGGTAATCTCCTTCGGCCATGACCGCAGCGAGGCCATCGCAAGAATGAGGAGGGCTCTTGATGAATTCCAGATTGAAGGAGTGAAGACCACCGTACCTTTTCACAAGAGAATTCTCGAAAGTGTTGATTTCCGGAAGGGGGAGATCCATACCTCCTTTGTCGAGAAAAGCCTTTCACAGATTCTCAGCGGGCAAGAGGTAAAGAAATAG
- the nusB gene encoding transcription antitermination factor NusB, producing MRKRTIARILALSALFQVDVGGIHPAKAMENVFFSIDDEVLGIFLDEGKEKGILRKISSREKLRGYLDDEKFRSFADELFSGVLQHIQELDASIEEKLKNWKYERVAKVEKNILRLALFEMLYRDDIPVEVSIDEAVELAKIFGDRDSGRFVNGILGAIKGDEVKEHDRSEEA from the coding sequence GTGAGAAAGAGGACTATTGCAAGGATCCTGGCGCTATCAGCACTATTTCAGGTCGATGTGGGAGGGATTCATCCCGCCAAGGCCATGGAGAATGTTTTTTTCAGCATTGATGATGAGGTGCTGGGGATTTTCCTTGATGAGGGAAAGGAGAAAGGGATCCTCAGGAAAATATCGTCAAGGGAGAAGCTCCGAGGGTATCTTGACGATGAGAAGTTCCGCTCCTTTGCCGATGAGCTCTTTTCCGGCGTCCTTCAGCATATTCAAGAGCTTGATGCATCTATAGAGGAGAAGCTGAAAAACTGGAAATACGAGAGAGTCGCCAAGGTGGAGAAGAACATCCTGAGGCTAGCCCTCTTCGAGATGCTTTACAGGGATGATATACCGGTTGAAGTCTCGATAGATGAGGCCGTGGAACTGGCAAAGATATTCGGCGACAGGGATTCGGGCAGGTTTGTGAACGGGATTCTCGGTGCAATAAAAGGTGACGAGGTGAAAGAGCATGACAGGTCAGAAGAAGCCTAA
- a CDS encoding PBP1A family penicillin-binding protein encodes MTGQKKPKRTFLKVVLVFFFIALFIAIFLFGVVLAVVSTCSRGLPDVEKLTKFEPSETSRIFSSDGKVIGVLFKENRFWVAIEDIPQTMQDAMIAIEDERFYSHRGIDPRSIARAAYEDFKGGGASQGASTITMQLARNIFLHPQKSLHRKIQEIILAIQIERRYTKKEILELYFNQIYFGAGAYGIEAAAQTYFGKHAKELTLAESAMIAGLPPAPSVYSPFVDEESAKKRQAYVLDNMVKCGYINTQQAKKAKELQLAYAPRKSEFQLIKYPYFTSYVLKQLSQKYSDDLLYRGGLKIYTTVDLAMQKYGQDAIRDGISLAKNQGMNASNGALVAIDPRNGYIKCMVGGLNYTERNQFNRAWQARRQPGSSFKTFIYTAAIDSGYSPDSLVDDSPVSYQTADGVFWSPGNCDRNFRGTMTFRDAVKWSRNVCAVKVLDKLGIDKVIDYTHRMGIRDPIEHHLSIGLGSAVVTPLDMASAYGVLANGGIRCEPTAIKMIIDPSGTVIEDHRWPQAEEILPESTAFTMTEILKTVIEGGTGTAAQIGREAAGKTGTTDEFRDAWFVGYVPQLTCAVWTGNDDYTQMNHVYGGDLAAPIWANFMKKALARDKKLAFYTDPKGMAGVYLCAETNLRCTGSCPNVVKKYFKTYEVPQKFCSKHGPIKYTPKGRKPDKELASPVKPGGEASAQTSIGPLRPEGQPRPPDAQLPLSGSGGSGAAQPIYRPKAIEIPKPSEEVGRPQAIEIPAPPSEPSHQVIEIPAPPKDEAPEPQNTSPGVEL; translated from the coding sequence ATGACAGGTCAGAAGAAGCCTAAAAGAACATTTCTCAAGGTAGTGCTGGTTTTCTTTTTTATCGCTCTTTTTATCGCGATTTTCCTCTTCGGCGTAGTGCTTGCAGTGGTGAGCACCTGCTCCAGGGGTCTTCCCGACGTGGAAAAGCTCACCAAGTTTGAGCCCAGCGAGACCTCCAGGATATTCTCTTCGGACGGCAAGGTCATCGGCGTGCTCTTCAAGGAGAACCGGTTCTGGGTGGCCATCGAGGATATTCCTCAGACCATGCAGGATGCCATGATTGCAATTGAGGATGAGAGGTTCTATTCTCACAGGGGAATCGATCCCAGGTCCATTGCGCGCGCCGCTTACGAGGATTTCAAGGGCGGCGGGGCATCCCAGGGCGCAAGCACTATCACCATGCAGCTCGCGAGGAACATATTCCTTCATCCCCAGAAAAGCCTCCACAGGAAGATCCAGGAGATCATACTTGCCATTCAGATTGAGAGGAGATATACCAAAAAGGAGATTCTGGAGCTCTATTTCAACCAGATTTACTTCGGCGCCGGAGCCTATGGCATTGAGGCAGCGGCCCAGACTTACTTCGGGAAGCATGCGAAAGAACTTACCCTTGCGGAGAGCGCCATGATTGCAGGCCTTCCGCCTGCGCCGAGTGTCTATTCACCTTTTGTGGACGAGGAGTCGGCGAAAAAACGCCAGGCCTACGTGCTCGACAACATGGTAAAGTGCGGCTACATCAACACGCAGCAGGCAAAGAAGGCCAAAGAGCTCCAGCTCGCCTATGCCCCCAGGAAGTCGGAGTTCCAGCTCATCAAGTATCCCTATTTTACCTCGTACGTGCTGAAACAGCTCTCGCAGAAATACAGCGATGACCTCCTCTACCGGGGCGGCCTGAAAATATATACCACCGTGGACCTGGCAATGCAGAAATATGGCCAGGATGCCATCAGGGACGGCATCTCCTTGGCCAAGAACCAGGGCATGAATGCCTCCAACGGCGCGCTTGTAGCCATTGACCCCAGGAACGGCTATATCAAGTGCATGGTGGGCGGGCTCAATTATACAGAGAGGAACCAGTTCAACAGGGCCTGGCAGGCGCGCCGCCAGCCCGGTTCGTCTTTCAAGACTTTCATTTACACGGCGGCGATTGACAGCGGCTATTCACCCGACTCCCTCGTTGATGACAGCCCTGTCTCTTACCAGACAGCCGACGGTGTCTTCTGGTCTCCGGGAAACTGCGACAGGAACTTCCGCGGCACCATGACCTTCCGCGATGCGGTGAAGTGGTCCCGCAATGTCTGTGCCGTCAAGGTCCTTGACAAGCTGGGAATTGACAAGGTGATTGATTATACTCACAGGATGGGAATCAGGGACCCGATAGAGCACCATCTCTCAATAGGGCTCGGAAGCGCCGTGGTAACCCCGCTGGATATGGCTTCAGCTTACGGAGTCCTGGCAAATGGAGGCATCAGGTGCGAGCCCACCGCGATAAAGATGATTATCGATCCTTCAGGCACTGTCATTGAAGATCACCGCTGGCCCCAGGCCGAGGAAATACTTCCTGAGTCCACTGCCTTCACCATGACCGAGATACTGAAGACCGTCATAGAAGGCGGCACGGGTACGGCAGCCCAGATAGGGCGTGAAGCGGCGGGAAAGACAGGTACCACCGACGAGTTCAGGGATGCCTGGTTCGTGGGCTATGTGCCACAGCTTACCTGTGCCGTGTGGACGGGGAATGATGATTATACCCAGATGAACCACGTGTACGGCGGCGATCTTGCCGCGCCCATCTGGGCGAACTTCATGAAGAAGGCCCTGGCGAGGGACAAGAAGCTGGCCTTTTACACTGATCCGAAGGGGATGGCCGGGGTGTACCTCTGTGCCGAGACAAACCTTCGATGCACGGGGTCCTGCCCCAACGTGGTGAAGAAGTATTTCAAGACCTATGAGGTTCCCCAGAAGTTCTGCTCAAAGCATGGGCCCATAAAATATACACCGAAAGGAAGGAAGCCCGACAAGGAGCTTGCTTCGCCAGTCAAGCCCGGTGGAGAGGCAAGTGCCCAGACCAGCATTGGGCCCCTCAGGCCTGAGGGACAGCCGCGCCCGCCCGATGCGCAGCTTCCTCTCTCGGGAAGCGGCGGATCAGGGGCAGCCCAGCCGATTTACCGGCCCAAGGCGATAGAGATCCCCAAGCCTTCCGAAGAGGTTGGAAGGCCCCAGGCCATTGAGATCCCTGCGCCTCCCTCCGAGCCGTCTCATCAGGTGATTGAGATCCCTGCGCCTCCAAAGGATGAGGCTCCTGAGCCGCAGAACACGTCTCCCGGGGTCGAGCTGTAG
- a CDS encoding protein kinase has protein sequence MKMKCPACGKDTEDSALYCSTCGARLIVAPPQKKISPGQLEELRKLVELPLPPPRREQTAGWEPVPAIVPAPEPPPPQDDSRKRTELSPGTFLQNRYQVLKPLKRGGMGAIYEVYDNRLQKNWALKELIEFFINEEERKRATERFQREATILASLIHPNLLRVIDSFEEKGRFYLVMDYVQGIDLGELMKGQPQNRLPEQWVIRIAGDILKILHYLHTQRPPVVYRDLKPSNIMIREQDKSTVLVDFGIARALTPDNSPRTEIGTVGYAPPEQYSGNPLPVSDIYALGATMHELLSGVTPRVPFQFPPLREAAPAVSERLHQIVMRALELDHRNRWASAKDMYAALETIRSGGPLPEFRESDSSGISFKPETERRGSSDLPGLDTSILKPHFPQTPGPLPSSSPLNLELMPTEAISGRARSSPPSAEQLATELLSSFKSSLPKEEQSPKSTAALSPEKEKSLKKLNAYLDRFKDYLSFDGHREPVTCLVLHPRKELLASSGGDGAVKIWDLVAHKELTSFSESYKNIATIAFSADGRHIAYNSAKNRCPVYDLKTKIKITEFDKVDNVLHTIAFHPQELSIVLGYIDGEIVVYNYATQSFSRLKYYQKPLTALTLSKDGTLMITGHLDGTLMLWDYAGKKPIKSPKNHTGKINMLAAAPNDKLLASGSTDGSVILWSLQNLVPIKTLKGGTGEIFSLAFVRDNPYLCTSSEDKTIRIWDLPDGELNVVLDRNLGRVMHLTLNAYEKNTYLAAASGSLVTYWRVQESPGQLPGSGAS, from the coding sequence ATGAAAATGAAATGTCCCGCCTGCGGAAAAGATACTGAAGATTCCGCCTTGTATTGCAGCACCTGCGGTGCCCGCCTGATCGTCGCGCCACCGCAAAAGAAGATATCTCCCGGGCAGCTCGAGGAGCTGAGGAAGCTCGTGGAGCTCCCCCTGCCTCCCCCGAGGAGGGAACAGACTGCCGGCTGGGAGCCCGTCCCGGCCATCGTCCCGGCCCCTGAGCCACCTCCACCCCAGGACGATTCAAGAAAAAGAACGGAGCTCTCTCCGGGGACTTTCCTGCAGAACAGGTACCAGGTCCTCAAGCCTCTCAAGCGCGGCGGTATGGGAGCAATATACGAGGTTTACGATAACAGGCTTCAGAAAAACTGGGCCCTCAAGGAGCTTATCGAGTTCTTCATCAACGAAGAGGAAAGAAAGAGGGCCACCGAGCGTTTCCAGAGGGAAGCCACAATCCTTGCCTCGCTCATCCATCCCAACCTTCTCCGTGTGATAGATTCTTTTGAAGAGAAGGGCCGCTTTTACCTGGTGATGGATTATGTCCAGGGAATCGATCTCGGGGAGCTTATGAAAGGCCAGCCTCAGAACAGGCTCCCGGAACAATGGGTCATCAGGATTGCCGGTGATATCCTGAAAATTCTCCACTACCTCCATACCCAGCGTCCCCCCGTCGTTTACCGCGATCTCAAACCCTCAAACATCATGATAAGGGAGCAGGACAAGAGCACCGTCCTTGTGGATTTCGGGATAGCAAGGGCGCTCACGCCCGACAACTCCCCCAGAACGGAGATCGGCACCGTGGGCTATGCCCCGCCGGAGCAGTACTCGGGAAATCCTCTCCCCGTCTCTGATATCTACGCACTGGGTGCCACCATGCACGAACTCCTTTCGGGGGTCACACCCCGCGTCCCCTTTCAGTTCCCCCCCCTCAGGGAGGCAGCGCCTGCCGTATCAGAAAGACTGCACCAGATAGTGATGAGGGCCCTCGAGCTTGATCACAGGAACAGGTGGGCCTCGGCAAAAGACATGTACGCGGCCCTGGAGACCATCAGGTCAGGGGGCCCCCTGCCGGAATTCAGGGAGAGCGACTCTTCAGGGATATCCTTTAAGCCGGAGACTGAGAGAAGGGGCTCCTCCGACCTGCCGGGGCTTGACACCTCGATTCTCAAGCCCCATTTCCCGCAGACTCCCGGTCCACTTCCTTCCTCTTCCCCCCTCAATCTTGAGCTTATGCCTACAGAGGCGATAAGCGGCAGGGCGAGATCCTCGCCGCCATCGGCCGAGCAGCTTGCCACAGAGCTTCTTTCCTCATTCAAAAGCTCCTTGCCGAAGGAGGAGCAGTCCCCGAAATCGACTGCAGCCCTCTCTCCGGAGAAGGAAAAAAGCCTGAAGAAGCTCAACGCCTATCTTGACCGCTTCAAGGATTACCTGAGCTTTGACGGGCACAGAGAGCCCGTGACATGCCTTGTGCTGCACCCCCGGAAGGAGCTGCTTGCTTCAAGCGGCGGCGACGGGGCAGTGAAAATCTGGGACCTGGTGGCTCACAAGGAGCTCACTTCTTTTTCCGAATCCTACAAGAACATTGCCACCATAGCCTTTTCCGCCGACGGGAGGCACATCGCTTACAACAGCGCAAAGAACAGGTGCCCTGTCTATGATCTGAAGACAAAAATCAAGATCACTGAATTTGACAAGGTGGACAATGTGCTCCACACCATAGCCTTCCATCCCCAGGAGCTCAGCATCGTGCTGGGCTATATCGACGGTGAGATCGTGGTCTACAATTATGCCACCCAGAGCTTCAGCCGCCTTAAATATTACCAGAAACCCCTCACTGCCCTCACCCTCTCCAAAGACGGCACCCTCATGATAACAGGGCATCTTGACGGCACTCTCATGCTGTGGGATTATGCCGGCAAGAAGCCCATCAAATCGCCTAAGAACCACACGGGAAAGATCAACATGCTTGCTGCTGCCCCGAATGACAAGCTCCTGGCCTCCGGGTCCACGGACGGATCAGTAATACTCTGGAGCCTTCAGAACCTTGTCCCTATAAAAACCCTCAAGGGCGGCACCGGTGAAATCTTTTCGCTGGCCTTCGTACGGGACAACCCTTACCTGTGCACCTCATCAGAGGACAAGACAATAAGGATATGGGATCTCCCCGACGGTGAGCTGAACGTGGTGCTCGATCGCAACCTGGGCCGCGTGATGCACCTCACGCTCAACGCATACGAGAAGAACACCTATCTTGCAGCGGCAAGCGGAAGCCTTGTCACTTACTGGAGGGTTCAGGAGAGTCCTGGCCAGTTGCCGGGTTCCGGGGCTTCTTAA
- a CDS encoding HD domain-containing protein, protein MRAWKSSLREGHEHVLSQLMNKGFTALFSGLVVTKNLLKSPASGIEPVIHTDASLVEVAELFDSVEFPGSRCFDVQVEHHGRLTRCKIYSRPQSDDYFSVLRKLSEFEPATVFTFLYDAHRDVFLDPWSAYHHLRGRLLVFMPRLKDSITQKPSLLLDIIDLMVNDHFTIDAETEKMLRALVFIPREDDMPSVKRGLGALLTGENPHRTIVALQEKGVLESLFPELVATREVPQDKDHHPEGNVYEHTIECFKHLKRPSLALALGALFHDIGKRETAVFQKRLSFPGHEAAGARAARKILRRIGFEESLIRDVTFLIEHHLLSHVLYHMPERRKAEFMEHRLFPDILRLYKADVMSCFGDLSHYYKISTFYKKIRCHEKDIIDW, encoded by the coding sequence ATGAGAGCATGGAAATCCTCACTGCGTGAAGGACACGAGCATGTTCTCTCACAGCTCATGAACAAAGGATTTACCGCGCTCTTCTCAGGGCTTGTCGTAACAAAAAACCTGCTGAAATCTCCCGCTTCCGGGATTGAGCCCGTCATTCACACCGATGCATCGCTTGTGGAAGTTGCAGAGCTCTTCGACTCCGTAGAATTCCCCGGGAGCAGGTGCTTTGACGTGCAGGTGGAGCACCATGGGAGGCTGACACGCTGCAAAATCTATTCACGCCCTCAGAGTGATGATTACTTCAGCGTGCTCAGAAAGTTATCTGAATTTGAGCCTGCCACGGTCTTCACTTTCCTTTACGATGCCCACAGGGACGTGTTCCTGGATCCCTGGTCCGCCTATCACCATCTCAGGGGAAGGCTGCTGGTCTTCATGCCCCGCCTGAAAGACAGCATCACCCAGAAGCCTTCATTACTGCTGGATATCATCGATCTCATGGTGAACGATCATTTCACCATTGATGCTGAGACAGAGAAGATGCTCAGGGCCCTTGTCTTTATTCCCAGGGAAGATGATATGCCTTCGGTGAAAAGGGGGCTCGGGGCGCTCCTCACGGGGGAAAACCCCCACAGAACCATTGTGGCGCTGCAGGAGAAAGGAGTGCTCGAGTCGCTTTTTCCCGAGCTCGTCGCGACAAGGGAGGTCCCCCAGGATAAGGATCATCACCCTGAAGGCAATGTCTATGAGCACACCATCGAGTGCTTCAAGCACCTGAAGAGGCCTTCTCTGGCACTTGCCCTGGGGGCTCTCTTCCATGATATAGGGAAAAGAGAGACCGCCGTCTTCCAGAAAAGACTCAGCTTCCCCGGTCACGAGGCGGCGGGGGCAAGGGCCGCCAGAAAGATACTGAGGCGGATCGGCTTTGAAGAGAGCCTGATAAGGGATGTGACCTTTCTCATTGAACACCACCTTCTTTCCCATGTGCTCTATCACATGCCGGAAAGAAGAAAAGCCGAGTTCATGGAGCACCGCCTCTTCCCAGACATTCTCAGGCTCTATAAGGCCGACGTTATGAGCTGTTTCGGCGATCTCTCCCACTATTATAAAATATCCACATTCTACAAAAAGATCAGGTGCCATGAGAAGGATATCATAGACTGGTAA